One segment of Gemmatimonadaceae bacterium DNA contains the following:
- a CDS encoding amidohydrolase yields MRALLALVVLFSVLSAGAQQPKRADRAPGIIASIDARAAHYSDVAHQIWGFAEVGYQEVKSSALLQRELTAAGFAVKPGIDGMPTAFTAEFGRGKPVIAVLGEFDALPGLSQDTIPEPHPLAAGAPGHGCGHHLFGTASAAAAIAVKEWMVANQVAGTLRFYGTPAEEGGAGKVYMVRDGLFDDVDVAIAWHPDDRNNVTATSSLANISGKFRFRGVSAHAAASPELGRSALDAVEVMDVMTNFMREHIPSDARIHYVITNGGRAPNVVPDFAEVYYVVRHPDIRVVDQIWARVLDAAKGAALGTGTTHEVVVTGAVYNLLINKTLAKVQQQSLERVGGYSYSADERAWAERLQQTLPGSAVPLEAVQRIQPLDFTPAAFAGSTDVGDVSWRVPTVQMGAATWVPGTPAHSWQAVAAGGMSIGSKGMMVAAKTMALTAAELFSSPATVTAARAEFEQARGPNFRYATRLGTQKPALDYRK; encoded by the coding sequence ATGCGCGCACTCCTCGCCCTCGTCGTCCTCTTCAGCGTCCTTTCCGCAGGCGCCCAGCAGCCGAAGCGTGCGGATCGGGCTCCCGGCATCATCGCGTCGATTGACGCCCGGGCGGCGCACTACTCGGACGTGGCGCACCAGATCTGGGGGTTTGCCGAGGTCGGCTACCAGGAAGTGAAGAGCAGCGCGTTGCTGCAGCGCGAACTGACGGCGGCGGGCTTTGCGGTAAAGCCCGGCATTGACGGAATGCCGACCGCGTTCACGGCGGAGTTCGGCCGCGGCAAGCCGGTGATCGCGGTGCTCGGCGAGTTCGATGCGCTGCCTGGCCTCTCGCAGGACACGATACCGGAGCCGCATCCGCTGGCCGCGGGGGCGCCGGGGCACGGCTGCGGACACCATCTGTTCGGCACGGCATCGGCCGCCGCCGCGATCGCAGTGAAGGAGTGGATGGTGGCCAACCAGGTGGCCGGGACGCTGCGCTTCTACGGCACGCCCGCCGAGGAGGGGGGCGCGGGCAAGGTGTACATGGTGCGTGACGGGCTTTTCGACGACGTCGATGTCGCCATCGCCTGGCATCCGGATGACCGGAACAACGTGACGGCGACGAGCTCGCTGGCGAACATCTCGGGCAAGTTCCGATTCCGCGGCGTCAGCGCGCATGCGGCCGCGTCGCCGGAGCTGGGCCGGTCGGCGCTGGACGCGGTGGAGGTGATGGACGTCATGACCAACTTCATGCGCGAGCATATCCCGTCGGACGCTCGCATCCACTACGTCATCACCAATGGCGGCCGCGCGCCGAACGTCGTCCCCGATTTCGCCGAGGTCTATTACGTGGTGCGGCACCCGGACATTCGCGTCGTGGACCAGATATGGGCGCGCGTGCTGGACGCGGCGAAGGGCGCCGCCCTCGGCACCGGTACCACGCACGAGGTGGTGGTGACTGGCGCGGTCTACAACCTTCTGATCAACAAGACGCTCGCCAAGGTGCAGCAGCAGTCGCTCGAGCGCGTGGGCGGATACTCCTACTCCGCCGACGAGCGCGCCTGGGCGGAACGGCTGCAGCAAACGCTGCCGGGTTCGGCGGTGCCGCTGGAAGCGGTGCAGCGGATCCAGCCGCTGGACTTCACGCCGGCCGCGTTTGCCGGCTCGACCGATGTCGGCGACGTGAGCTGGCGCGTGCCGACGGTGCAGATGGGCGCGGCGACGTGGGTGCCCGGCACACCGGCGCACTCGTGGCAGGCGGTCGCCGCCGGCGGCATGTCCATCGGCAGCAAAGGGATGATGGTCGCGGCCAAGACGATGGCGCTCACCGCCGCGGAGCTGTTCTCCAGTCCGGCGACGGTGACCGCGGCGCGTGCCGAGTTCGAGCAGGCGCGCGGCCCGAACTTCCGGTACGCGACGCGACTCGGCACGCAGAAACCGGCGCTCGACTACCGCAAGTAG